A window of Reinekea marina contains these coding sequences:
- a CDS encoding SPOR domain-containing protein, producing MSRDFAHKPKQAETSRIPKWVWLFTSIVAVGFVGFLYFLAKVPPAEGGAEAVREQFNIALKESTTETEPQPAPKIEQVEEIKEKTETLKQAFEFYQLLQDDEVPTVAPEEKPGSSATATNTTQSTTSEPPKAKSWIIQVASFSRVDDADRLRAELILNGLPSSSINTVNLGDKGTYHRVVVGPFDNRSALNKAQDRLAALNHQVMVRAQ from the coding sequence ATGTCTCGCGATTTTGCTCATAAGCCCAAGCAAGCTGAAACCAGCCGTATTCCAAAGTGGGTATGGCTATTTACCAGCATCGTAGCTGTTGGATTCGTTGGGTTTTTATATTTCCTAGCTAAAGTGCCACCTGCAGAAGGTGGCGCCGAAGCCGTGCGCGAACAATTTAATATAGCTCTGAAAGAATCGACCACAGAGACAGAACCGCAACCGGCACCTAAAATTGAGCAAGTTGAAGAAATAAAAGAAAAAACCGAAACGCTGAAGCAAGCCTTCGAATTTTATCAATTGCTGCAAGATGACGAAGTTCCCACCGTGGCACCGGAAGAAAAACCCGGTTCAAGTGCCACCGCAACAAACACAACACAATCCACCACCAGTGAACCACCTAAAGCCAAAAGTTGGATCATCCAAGTCGCCTCCTTTTCAAGAGTAGATGACGCCGATCGATTACGTGCCGAATTGATACTCAATGGCCTCCCCAGTTCTAGCATAAACACAGTCAACCTAGGCGACAAAGGCACCTACCACCGAGTCGTCGTCGGCCCATTCGACAACCGATCCGCCCTCAACAAAGCTCAAGACAGACTTGCCGCTTTGAATCATCAGGTGATGGTACGGGCGCAGTAA
- the hslV gene encoding ATP-dependent protease subunit HslV, translating to MTTIVSVRRNDQVVVAGDGQVSLGNTVMKGNARKVRRLYHDKVVAGFAGGTADAFTLFEKFEGHLQQHSGHLTRAAVELAKEWRSDRALRKLEAMLIVADKEASLLISGTGDVVEPEHGVVSIGSGGNFAMASARALYENTDLSAQEIAEKSLEIAADICVYTNHNTVVEVL from the coding sequence ATGACCACGATTGTTTCTGTTCGCCGCAATGACCAAGTTGTTGTTGCTGGTGATGGTCAAGTTTCTCTTGGTAATACGGTCATGAAAGGCAATGCACGTAAGGTGCGTCGCCTTTATCACGATAAAGTGGTGGCTGGTTTTGCAGGCGGTACGGCCGATGCTTTTACGCTGTTCGAAAAATTTGAAGGCCATTTGCAGCAGCACAGCGGACATTTAACCCGCGCCGCCGTTGAACTTGCTAAAGAATGGCGAAGTGACCGAGCCTTGCGAAAACTCGAAGCTATGCTGATCGTTGCCGACAAAGAGGCCAGCCTGCTAATTTCAGGTACTGGCGATGTTGTCGAGCCAGAGCATGGCGTCGTTTCAATCGGCTCAGGTGGTAATTTCGCCATGGCTTCCGCCCGTGCACTGTATGAAAACACCGATTTATCAGCTCAAGAGATTGCTGAAAAGTCACTCGAAATCGCCGCGGATATCTGCGTGTACACCAATCATAATACTGTTGTTGAAGTGCTTTAA
- the hslU gene encoding ATP-dependent protease ATPase subunit HslU, which produces MSIMTPREIVHELDKHIIGQDDAKRAVAIALRNRWRRMQLDERMRDEISPKNILMIGPTGVGKTEIARRLAKLSNAPFIKVEATKFTEVGYVGRDVESIIRDLVETGIKMLREHEMNAAKPRAQDAAEDRILDILLPAPRNAQGDAESTDTNSSTRQVFRKKLRQGDLDDKEIELELAQNSVGVEIMAPPGMEDMTSQLQSMFSNMGNQKTQKRKLPIKEALKLLTDEEAAKLVNEDDLKQRALTAVEQNGIVFIDEIDKIAKNENRGGGDVSREGVQRDLLPLIEGCTINTKYGMVKTDHILFIGSGAFHFSKPSDLIPELQGRLPIRVNLQALTPNDFKRILTEPDYAITEQYAALLGAEGLTVTFTDDAIEAIANTAFDVNESTENIGARRLHTIMERLFEEASYNASERNGQTLEVTAQMVKDTLSELAQNEDLSRFIL; this is translated from the coding sequence ATGTCGATCATGACCCCGCGCGAAATCGTGCATGAACTGGATAAACACATTATTGGCCAAGACGACGCAAAGCGAGCCGTTGCCATAGCCTTACGAAACCGCTGGCGCCGAATGCAGCTTGATGAGCGTATGCGAGACGAAATTTCACCCAAGAATATTTTAATGATAGGTCCAACGGGTGTCGGAAAAACTGAAATTGCACGTCGATTAGCCAAGCTTTCTAACGCACCCTTTATTAAAGTAGAAGCCACAAAATTCACTGAAGTAGGTTACGTAGGCCGAGACGTTGAATCGATTATTCGTGACTTGGTTGAAACTGGCATCAAAATGCTGCGTGAGCACGAAATGAATGCCGCAAAACCACGTGCACAAGACGCCGCGGAAGATCGAATCTTAGATATTTTATTGCCAGCACCTCGAAACGCCCAAGGTGATGCCGAATCTACCGATACTAACTCTAGTACCCGCCAAGTGTTCCGTAAAAAATTACGCCAAGGCGATCTGGACGATAAAGAAATTGAGTTAGAGCTGGCACAAAACTCTGTCGGAGTTGAAATCATGGCGCCTCCAGGCATGGAAGACATGACCAGCCAGCTGCAAAGTATGTTTTCAAATATGGGCAATCAAAAAACCCAAAAACGAAAGTTACCCATAAAAGAAGCGTTAAAACTACTCACCGATGAAGAAGCCGCAAAATTAGTCAATGAAGATGACCTTAAGCAACGCGCGCTGACGGCCGTTGAACAAAACGGCATTGTATTTATTGATGAAATTGACAAAATCGCTAAAAACGAAAATCGTGGTGGTGGCGATGTCAGTCGAGAAGGCGTTCAACGCGATTTGCTGCCACTTATTGAAGGCTGCACCATTAATACCAAATATGGCATGGTGAAAACGGACCATATTTTATTTATTGGCAGCGGTGCATTTCACTTTTCTAAGCCCAGTGATCTCATTCCAGAACTTCAGGGTCGATTACCGATTCGAGTTAACCTGCAAGCCTTAACACCGAATGACTTCAAACGAATTTTAACCGAGCCCGATTATGCCATCACCGAACAGTACGCGGCACTATTAGGCGCAGAAGGGCTGACGGTCACCTTTACTGACGACGCCATTGAGGCCATCGCCAATACGGCTTTCGATGTAAACGAAAGCACCGAAAACATAGGCGCGCGCCGGTTACATACTATTATGGAACGCTTATTTGAAGAAGCGTCTTACAACGCCAGTGAACGAAACGGACAAACCTTAGAAGTGACCGCTCAAATGGTTAAAGACACCTTGTCTGAATTGGCTCAAAACGAAGATCTAAGCCGCTTTATTCTTTAA
- a CDS encoding gamma-butyrobetaine hydroxylase-like domain-containing protein encodes MNQAPTKIDYQQSTALLRIEWPDGKQAELSAEFLRVHSPSAEVRGHGIGQETLQTGKKNVEISKIEATGRYAIKITFSDGHDTGLYDWGYLKKLCDEKDKYWQTYLEKLSKAKESRESKFIDITQLNS; translated from the coding sequence ATGAATCAGGCACCAACGAAAATTGACTACCAACAGAGTACGGCATTACTCCGCATAGAGTGGCCAGATGGCAAGCAAGCCGAGTTAAGTGCAGAGTTTTTGCGCGTTCACTCGCCTTCGGCCGAAGTGCGCGGTCATGGAATCGGTCAAGAAACGCTTCAAACCGGTAAAAAGAATGTCGAAATTAGTAAAATAGAAGCCACTGGGCGTTACGCTATCAAAATTACCTTTAGTGATGGCCACGATACTGGCTTGTACGATTGGGGTTATCTAAAAAAACTGTGTGACGAGAAAGACAAATATTGGCAAACTTATCTCGAAAAACTCAGTAAAGCGAAGGAATCGCGAGAATCCAAATTTATCGACATCACCCAGTTGAACTCCTGA
- the ubiD gene encoding 4-hydroxy-3-polyprenylbenzoate decarboxylase: MKYTDLRDFINVLEQRGELKRIKTSVDPHLEMTELCDRVLRQKGPALLFENPTNHSMPVLGNLFGTPERVALGMGAESTQELREIGKLLAYLKEPEPPAGLKDAWQKVPLLKKVLSMAPKTLKKGPCQENIIEGPDVDLGVLPVWTCWPEDAAPLVTWPLVITQGPQGGRTNLGIYRQQVIGKNKLIMRWLSHRGGALDYQAWQHEHPGEPFPVAVALGADPATILGAVTPVPDTLSEYAFAGLLRDSKTELVKCKLHDLKVPASAEIILEGYIYPGETAPEGPYGDHTGYYNEVDEFPVFTVECITHRDDPIYHSTYTGRPPDEPAVLGVALNEVFVPILQKQFPEIIDFYLPPEGCSYRMAVISIKKQYPGHAKRVMLGTWSFLRQFMYTKFVIVVDEDVNPRDWNDVIWAITTRMDPSRDTTLIDNTPIDYLDFASPVSGLGSKMGMDATNKWPGETDREWGRPIVKDPATVARVDSIMRELGDI, from the coding sequence ATGAAATATACCGATCTACGTGATTTTATTAATGTTTTAGAGCAGCGTGGTGAATTAAAGCGCATAAAAACGTCTGTTGATCCACATCTAGAAATGACAGAACTGTGCGATCGAGTATTAAGACAAAAAGGTCCGGCCCTACTCTTCGAAAACCCAACAAACCACTCCATGCCTGTACTCGGCAACTTGTTCGGAACACCAGAACGTGTGGCATTAGGCATGGGCGCTGAATCAACTCAAGAACTGCGTGAAATCGGAAAGCTACTGGCTTATTTAAAAGAGCCCGAGCCACCAGCCGGCTTAAAAGACGCTTGGCAAAAAGTACCTTTGTTGAAAAAGGTGCTCAGCATGGCACCAAAAACGCTTAAGAAAGGACCTTGCCAAGAAAACATCATTGAAGGCCCTGATGTAGATTTAGGAGTACTTCCCGTTTGGACGTGTTGGCCAGAAGATGCTGCACCACTGGTCACATGGCCACTTGTCATAACCCAGGGCCCACAAGGCGGTCGAACGAATCTTGGCATATATCGCCAACAGGTCATTGGAAAAAACAAACTCATCATGCGCTGGTTATCGCATCGCGGTGGAGCATTAGATTATCAAGCCTGGCAACATGAGCACCCTGGCGAGCCTTTTCCTGTCGCTGTTGCTCTTGGAGCCGACCCCGCGACCATCTTAGGAGCGGTTACCCCAGTGCCTGATACCTTATCGGAATACGCTTTTGCAGGGCTTTTACGAGACAGCAAAACCGAATTAGTGAAATGCAAACTTCATGATTTAAAAGTACCGGCCAGTGCAGAAATAATTCTAGAAGGCTATATTTATCCAGGCGAGACGGCCCCTGAAGGACCTTATGGCGATCATACGGGTTACTACAATGAAGTTGATGAGTTTCCCGTCTTTACCGTAGAGTGCATCACGCACAGAGACGACCCGATATATCACAGCACCTATACCGGCAGGCCACCGGATGAACCGGCCGTTTTAGGGGTAGCATTGAATGAAGTCTTTGTGCCTATTCTTCAAAAGCAGTTTCCTGAAATTATCGATTTTTACTTACCTCCGGAAGGATGCTCGTATCGCATGGCGGTGATAAGTATTAAGAAGCAATACCCTGGGCATGCAAAACGCGTCATGTTAGGCACTTGGTCATTCTTGCGGCAATTTATGTACACAAAATTCGTCATTGTTGTTGATGAAGATGTAAACCCAAGAGACTGGAACGACGTTATTTGGGCCATTACAACCCGCATGGACCCTTCTCGAGACACTACGTTGATTGATAATACCCCTATCGATTATTTAGACTTTGCCAGCCCGGTCTCTGGACTAGGCTCTAAAATGGGCATGGATGCAACGAATAAATGGCCAGGCGAAACGGATCGAGAATGGGGGCGCCCTATTGTAAAAGACCCTGCTACCGTTGCTAGGGTTGACTCAATCATGCGCGAATTGGGTGACATTTAG
- a CDS encoding YgjV family protein — MESITLIDWYGYLGSLIIAVSLTMSDIKRLRWINMLGAGMFASYGFIISAWPVFALNGFIVLINIYHIYVLYRRPVPQS; from the coding sequence ATGGAATCAATTACATTAATCGACTGGTATGGGTATTTAGGGTCGCTTATTATTGCAGTGTCGCTCACAATGTCAGACATAAAACGTCTGCGTTGGATAAACATGCTCGGTGCAGGTATGTTTGCAAGCTATGGCTTTATCATTTCAGCTTGGCCTGTTTTTGCGCTCAATGGTTTTATTGTGCTTATTAATATTTATCACATCTACGTCTTATACCGACGCCCTGTACCACAATCTTAA
- a CDS encoding TrmB family transcriptional regulator, protein MNTAEVLRVFGLEPRETRIYLALLESGPASIRDVADRSGINRGTTHELLKRMQHKGVVSYFPKGKRRHFRAEPPSRLKELALNHQNQVSEAMELLEDKVIPQLSHLQPITGNADVHYYEGDDGIEFVLKDILSTVSDQPNKTYCVYSAKAIRRHLYRPFPNYTRARVKLGINVKVIAIGEGGRDAPLADRKWIDEKSSENAGSYIAIYPPKVALISLSDGDLPTAVVIQSPTIANTHQVIFNTLWQTL, encoded by the coding sequence ATGAATACCGCCGAAGTTTTACGCGTATTCGGCTTAGAGCCTCGTGAAACACGCATTTACTTAGCGCTTTTGGAATCAGGCCCTGCTTCTATTCGTGATGTCGCTGACCGCTCAGGTATTAACCGTGGAACCACTCACGAACTGCTAAAGCGTATGCAGCATAAGGGTGTGGTCAGCTATTTTCCAAAAGGAAAGCGTCGGCACTTTCGCGCTGAGCCGCCATCACGATTAAAAGAACTGGCGTTAAACCATCAGAATCAAGTTTCTGAAGCAATGGAGCTTTTAGAAGACAAGGTCATCCCGCAACTTTCGCACTTACAACCTATTACCGGGAATGCCGATGTTCATTACTACGAAGGTGACGATGGTATTGAGTTTGTTTTAAAAGACATTCTAAGCACTGTCAGTGATCAGCCAAACAAAACTTACTGCGTTTATTCCGCAAAAGCCATACGACGCCACCTGTATCGACCGTTTCCGAACTATACGCGTGCGCGGGTAAAGTTAGGTATCAATGTGAAAGTAATTGCTATCGGAGAAGGCGGTCGGGATGCGCCGCTTGCCGATCGAAAATGGATTGATGAAAAGTCCAGTGAAAATGCGGGCTCATACATTGCCATTTACCCACCCAAAGTAGCGCTCATTAGCTTGAGCGATGGCGACCTTCCAACCGCTGTGGTTATCCAGTCGCCGACAATTGCCAATACGCATCAGGTGATTTTTAACACCCTATGGCAAACGTTATAG
- the cdd gene encoding cytidine deaminase codes for MSTEQTLLPLAKQAAERAYTPYSKFSVGAAITTKQGDTILGCNVENAAYPVTLCAERNAITTAVVNGARPGDITEVVIFVDTDEVASPCGACRQVMSEFMSQQAKVTSFNGKGQSKTWTVAELLPDSFTLL; via the coding sequence ATGAGCACAGAGCAAACACTTTTGCCACTGGCTAAACAGGCGGCAGAACGAGCCTATACGCCTTACAGTAAATTCTCTGTCGGTGCGGCTATAACGACCAAACAAGGTGACACAATTTTAGGGTGTAATGTTGAAAATGCAGCCTACCCCGTCACCTTATGTGCGGAACGAAATGCTATAACCACCGCTGTTGTTAATGGTGCAAGACCCGGAGACATTACAGAGGTCGTGATTTTTGTCGATACCGATGAAGTTGCGTCACCTTGTGGTGCGTGTCGCCAAGTCATGAGTGAATTCATGTCTCAACAAGCTAAGGTGACTTCTTTTAATGGCAAAGGTCAGTCAAAAACTTGGACAGTAGCTGAGCTATTGCCTGACAGCTTCACCTTACTATAA